From a region of the Hippopotamus amphibius kiboko isolate mHipAmp2 chromosome 3, mHipAmp2.hap2, whole genome shotgun sequence genome:
- the LOC130848882 gene encoding collagen alpha-1(I) chain-like yields MSPPPHGGQPAPSSASTRFLAASVLASCLVHRAAQHFLNSLFPRLGPSQKAGPRRDPETKAEGRLLPELRALGPAHPTRAEGRAGRGALGPAASSLRSDRPGRGRFTSSGAGVGTEAPQAARAGAGGAAQGSAPTSRPLGVRGPGPGRRAVRKGRPGPRGRCGSAPAALRAEGGGAGAPARPMGLLPPARWPPRARRARGRPRRLSGPWDPPGAEPCPGPEAVLRQLLANLWSGCGCRRSEPLQRAACGAGGGSAPGSGLCGEESRQAPTLSHWQLLRKVQPGPLPEALRTWNDTCQPVLDQPDVAVVEPFRLHPDQPDSALMVDNEVIHDAPTWTSSAAPTPTSTGSSLPPCFEGALDLDLTGLQTPPGAPVTDLPIVLAEKADQRSSQCPRSPVPALNPPARGSSAAPTMADPRWRRGAQDGSFHSRGQEPLQPGLASHDFQGKWG; encoded by the exons ATGTCGCCTCCTCCGCACGGAGGTCAGCCCGCCCCGTCCAGCGCGTCCACGCGCTTCCTCGCGGCCTCGGTGCTTGCCTCCTGCTTAGTGCACCGCGCAGCACAGCACTTCCTCAACTCACTTTTCCCCCGGCT GGGCCCCAGTCAGAAGGCAG GTCCGCGACGTGACCCTGAGACGAAAGCGGAAGGAAGGCTCCTCCCAGAGCTTCGGGCGCTCGGCCCGGCTCACCCCACCAGGGCAGAGGGCCGAGCGGGCCGGGGGGCCCTCGGCCCCGCGGCTTCCTCCCTCCGCAGTGACCGGCCAGGACGGGGCCGTTTCACAAGCAGCGGCGCGGGGGTGGGGACGGAGGCCCCCCAGGCAGCCCgcgccggggcggggggcgccgcTCAGGGCAGCGCGCCTACCTCGAGGCCCCTCGGGGTccgcgggccggggccgggccgccGGGCTGTGCGGAAAGGCCGGCCGGGCCCCCGCGGGCGGTGCGGGTCCGCGCCGGCTGCTCTGCGGGCGGAGGGCGGAGGCGCCGGCGCCCCGGCCCGGCCGATGGGGCTGCTCCCGCCGGCCCGCTGGCCCCCGCGGGCGCGCAGAGCCCGGGGGCGTCCCCGGCGCCTCTCGGGACCCTGGGATCCCCCCGGCGCCGAGCCCTGCCCGGGCCCTGAGGCCGTCCTGAGGCAGCTCCTAGCCAACCTGTGGAGTGGCTGCGGGTGTAGACGATCTGAGCCGCTCCAGCGGGCTGCGTGCGGGGCCGGAGGCGGGAGTGCGCCCGGCTCCGGACTCTGCGGTGAGGAGAGCCGACAG GCACCCACCCTGAGCCACTGGCAGCTGCTGAGGAAGGTGCAGCCAGGACCCCTACCTGAGGCCCTGCGCACGTGGAATGACACGTGCCAGCCGGTGCTGGACCAACCGGACGTTG CAGTTGTAGAACCCTTCCGGCTCCATCCTGACCAACCAGACTCTGCCCTCATGGTGGACAATGAGGTCATCCATGATGCCCCAACCTGGACATCAAGTGCTGCACCGACACCAACCTCAACCGGGTCATCTCTGCCTCCCTGCTTTGAGGGTGCCCTCGACCTGGACCTCACAGGGCTCCAGACCCCCCCTGGGGCCCCGGTCACTGACTTACCCATTGTCTTGGCTGAAAAGGCCGACCAGAGGAGCTCTCAGTGTCCGAGATCACCAGTGCCTGCTTTGAACCCTCCAGCCAGAGGGTCAAGTGCAGCCCCCACCATGGCAGACCCACGGTGGAGACGTGGTGCCCAGGACGGGAGCTTCCACAGTCGAGGCCAGGAACCCCTCCAGCCGGGGCTGGCCTCCCATGACTTTCAAGGCAAGTGGGGATGA